The segment AGACACAGCCATAATGCTCGCGGCAGTGGGCAAGCACGAGCCAATCGTCAAGCTCTTGCTAGATTCCAAATATGCAGTACCGACTGGCAATCTCCTGCATGTAGCGGTGCTGAACAGTTGGAAAGACGTCACAAAGCTTTTGACATCGTGTGACTTCTCTGTTCTCAACTGGATTGACGACACCACCAGTAACGCTGCCCTACACCTCGCAGTGGTGATTAAAAACCCGACATGGTAGAGGCGCTTTTAGCGGTCGGGGCTGATCCCAACCTTGGAAATAAGGAGGGTACTTGACGGTGCACCTACGCTTGACGTCGACCGGATCGATATGGATGGTCTGACACCTCTCCTGAGAGCATGCAAGGTAGCGTATGAGAGCGGACATGGTACCGCCAAGCTCGTCCGGGAGCTCTTGTCTAAGCGAAAAGCCGATATTAATCTGAATGCCAAATGTCCTTGTAGTGATGAAAAGTATGCGGGAATGACTCCCCTCCACCTGTCTGCGCTCATCCTTTCAGAAGCTGAGGAAAGCAAAGAGGACATTACTGACGAGGAAGACAATATTTTCAGCCACGACAAGAGCATTGATGAAGAAAACAAGAGCCATGATAAAGCGAAGGATAAGCTGCAAGAAGAAAGCGACGAACCGGACGACGAGCTCCTCAAGTTGCTCCTCGGCTTTGGAGCGGACCCTAACGCGAGGGATGCCACGGGCTCTACAGCTCTTGTGCTGGCTGCGGAAGCCGGACACATCAAGGCACTCCGTGCTTTGCTAGATCACAATGCCGACCCTAACGTCGGCAATACTAGAGAGACCACGGCGCTGCACCTTGCCGCTCAGTCTGGCCACGTCGCCTGCATCAATCTGCTTGTGAAGAAGGGTGCGAATATGGATGTAGCTAAAGTGGACGAAACGCCCAACCGCGGGCTTTGTGGTATTACACCACTGGTACTCGCGGTAGGCCTAGAGCGGCTCGGTGCCGCCAAGGCATTGTTTCGTCTCGGGGCAGATATCGGACGTGCCATACACATTGCCGCACTGTATGGCGAGTTGGACATTTTCAACGAGATACATGAAGGTTGCAAAAGACTTCCAGCCGAGGAGTATTTGAAGTTGTGTGAGCTAGCAATCCAcgcagccatcatgtctAACAATGGAGGGCGCCTCGCCACGCTGCTCACCACGCCTGGCGTCAAAGCAACCGTGGCAGATGACGACGGGTGGACGCCGTTGCAATGCGCCAGGTCTTACGACCGTAAGGAGATGCAAGCACAAATTCTAGGCGCTGGCGCCACCGACGAGTCATCAGGTGAGATGAAGACACCTACTCAATGGCACCTGGACGACCGGCATGCCGCGCTCTCTCCAGGTATAGGGACAGAGCAGACCCCGCGAGTGAGAGACCCGAAGATTGTAGAGGTATTTGGTGAGTTTGTGCTTTGTAACGCCTCTCTGAACCTTGATCGCAAGCGCATTATTAACATATAATGGTTTAGCTAGCGTGGGAGACGTGATTGATTTAACGTGTGACTCGTATGGAGTAGCTGTGGCTCGAGCGAACCATTGTATCCCAGATGGCCAGGACTTTTTCTTCGAAATCAAGGTGCAGAAAGGCTGCAGAGATAAATACCAGTAAGTGACATCACATGCCTATTCCTTTAGTCGCACTCTAACGAACCAAAAGAACGCTCGGTATCGGTCTTTGCAGTGATATCGCTCCTCTGAATAGTGAGCTCAGCTTTGGACACCCGGCTGTCTCCTGTGGCTACTATGCTCGCAACGGGGAGGTGCGCGCAAGTGGTGTGCAGTCAACTGGATTTTTCAACCCGAGATGTTATGGTGAAGGGGACATTGTTGGATGCGGAGTGGATGCGAAGAAAGGAACCATTTACTTCACCAAAGGTAGACAGCGACTAGGTACGGCTTCATaacccctcccccctctctGGACTGTGATCTAATCCCAGCTGAACGTGGCCGTAGAGGATGCTTTTCGCCACCCTCCCGGAAAGCTTTATCCGGCGGTCTTCGTCGACACTCGTCAGACTGGGGTACGCATATCTCTGAAGAGAATGTCGACACGGTTCGATACAAGCGAAGTCGAAGCGGAAGCCGTAAATACCACCAGCCTCCCCATGGAGAAGCAGTGCAAGAAAGTGACTTGGAAATATTAGAGGTACAGCAATCCGCAGGGGTAAAATCGCAGGCCAAGAGTTATCATGAAACGATAACTGTCGGACTCGAGGTCGTGTCGGGATTTCTCACGGGTATTTGGTACGCCATTTATCAGTGCGGAGACCGGTACACTGAAGACGTCGATTTTGAGAGATGTGAGGATCCATCCAAGCCAAACCATGATCTTAAGCGACTGCCTCTGGGCTCGAAGAGAGATGGGAGCAACTGTAGACGATCTGATTGCAGAGGCCCCTGACTTGATATGACATTGGCCCCGTAAATTGGCGGCATCTCTGATACATGTGTGCAGTAACAGTCCAACAAATGCTAGTACTTGATTTGTAACTGGTAAGCACTTGCCATAATATCCGCGGCGCGAGAGAATTTGTTTGTCCAACACCCCCGAATAATCTCACCGCCGAAAAGTCCCTCAACTTCGGGGAAAATGCCATCAGCAATGCGGCCATCTACATATGCATCGTATTCCTCCATTTCTTCCACGGAAGTAAATTGGCCAGTGGTTGCACGAAACGGCCACCGACCCGTAATGATGGTATACAGGACAGATCCAAGGGCGAAAATATCAACGGTATAGGTCGCTTCCCAGGCATCGTTCGGGTTAAAAAAGCCAGAGTTGGGAAGTTTTCCGCCGGAAAGCTGGAGGTCCTCGCAGGTTGATCCGCCAAAGTCGCAGAGGCACAAGTCGAGTGATAAGGGCAATGTGCCATAGACGAGGAAGTTTTCAGGTCTAAGATCGCTGTGTATCACACCCTTGCTGTGGATAAACACGATAGAATCAATCGCCTGAATAAACCATCGATGGCGAAGGCTGGGTGCAATTTCGTTGCCATGCTGATGCAAGAAAGACTGGAGATTTCCGTGACTGGCCTCCGCAAAGAGCAGCCCAGTCAGGAATTCGGTTCGTGAGCCTAGAAGTCTAGTACCATGGGGTCaataaaacaaaaacaagccGTGTGGAAATGAGCAACAGACCTGACAATCCTCGGATGTTTACCGAGCCTGCTAAGGATCTGCTCTTCGATGCTAAAGTATTGATCCACATTGTCTCGCTTTCGCAAAATATCATCTTCGCCTACCTTGACAGGGGCTTTCAGAATGATGCCTGGATGGAGACGGAAAAAGAGGGCAGTCGAGCCCGGGAAAGATGCGGCGGGTAGCGTGACCAGCTCGGTCGAGTTTGCATTCGGGTGTGATACGTTGAGGCGGAGGGCATAGAGAGTCAAGGAATATAGTTTGAGGCAAAGGCCAGTGACAAGTTGCCGCCATGTTTTCCAGAAAGATGGTTGTTTTGAAATTAATGAGCGTAGCATCATGGATTACAATGGTACGAAGAGATGGCGACGTGTGAATTATGGGATGAAAGGAGGTGTAATTTGAAGGGTCACGTGATTAAATTGCTGACGTTGACAGGTGCCAAAGCAGATTCCCTTGATAGAGACGGTgtttgttacacggaaaaggcccaacagatcgtgaagcccaacaaaggggcttcgccgatatAGGACTTGttagttacacagctagaacacgtgcccgggcaaggaccctaggcccgggcgttcctttcatgtatataaggcggttacccttctcttcctttctcgtAGCGACTCAAGGCCTTAGAGATccttcgagattattattgaattgagccccttttgctccaagccttatattgaacccttgtcacagtgTTGCACGGGACATTGACCATAGAGTACCGGGATCCTAAAAATCAGACAGTTATCTCAGTTGATGAACAACAACAG is part of the Metarhizium brunneum chromosome 4, complete sequence genome and harbors:
- the ANK3_1 gene encoding Ankyrin-3, coding for MDGLTPLLRACKVAYESGHGTAKLVRELLSKRKADINLNAKCPCSDEKYAGMTPLHLSALILSEAEESKEDITDEEDNIFSHDKSIDEENKSHDKAKDKLQEESDEPDDELLKLLLGFGADPNARDATGSTALVLAAEAGHIKALRALLDHNADPNVGNTRETTALHLAAQSGHVACINLLVKKGANMDVAKVDETPNRGLCGITPLVLAVGLERLGAAKALFRLGADIGRAIHIAALYGELDIFNEIHEGCKRLPAEEYLKLCELAIHAAIMSNNGGRLATLLTTPGVKATVADDDGWTPLQCARSYDRKEMQAQILGAGATDESSGEMKTPTQWHLDDRHAALSPGIGTEQTPRVRDPKIVEVFASVGDVIDLTCDSYGVAVARANHCIPDGQDFFFEIKVQKGCRDKYQTLGIGLCSDIAPLNSELSFGHPAVSCGYYARNGEVRASGVQSTGFFNPRCYGEGDIVGCGVDAKKGTIYFTKGRQRLAERGRRGCFSPPSRKALSGGLRRHSSDWGTHISEENVDTVRYKRSRSGSRKYHQPPHGEAVQESDLEILEVQQSAGVKSQAKSYHETITVGLEVVSGFLTGIWYAIYQCGDRYTEDVDFERCEDPSKPNHDLKRLPLGSKRDGSNCRRSDCRGP
- the PKH2 gene encoding Serine/threonine-protein kinase PKH2 encodes the protein MLRSLISKQPSFWKTWRQLVTGLCLKLYSLTLYALRLNVSHPNANSTELVTLPAASFPGSTALFFRLHPGIILKAPVKVGEDDILRKRDNVDQYFSIEEQILSRLGKHPRIVRLLGSRTEFLTGLLFAEASHGNLQSFLHQHGNEIAPSLRHRWFIQAIDSIVFIHSKGVIHSDLRPENFLVYGTLPLSLDLCLCDFGGSTCEDLQLSGGKLPNSGFFNPNDAWEATYTVDIFALGSVLYTIITGRWPFRATTGQFTSVEEMEEYDAYVDGRIADGIFPEVEGLFGGEIIRGCWTNKFSRAADIMASAYQLQIKY